In Fibrobacter sp. UWR2, the following are encoded in one genomic region:
- a CDS encoding VWA domain-containing protein produces MLALDVSGSMGTLDMLTRTEQAKLGVMNAERILKSGDYWKYSRMGYAQVVIADFIQKRHSDRIGLSAFGSRAVTQCPLTLDYGSLLEILKATDELAKDSIIAGRTAIGDGLMNALARLQKSEAKSKVVVLLTDGRDNASVISPVRAAEVAQSLGVKVYTVGVGKKKGKILAFQQNPWTGEISWGEREITPEEGIDESTLKEVAAKTGGKFYRAENKEQLEEIYSEIDQLEKTEIETVAYARYAEKFYPWLLVGAILVLLELLLANTRFVRIP; encoded by the coding sequence ATGCTTGCGCTCGACGTCTCGGGCTCCATGGGGACGCTCGACATGCTTACGCGTACCGAGCAGGCGAAACTCGGGGTGATGAATGCCGAACGAATCCTCAAGTCGGGCGACTACTGGAAATACAGCCGCATGGGCTATGCCCAGGTGGTGATTGCCGACTTTATCCAGAAGCGCCACAGCGACCGCATCGGGCTTTCTGCCTTCGGTAGCCGCGCGGTGACGCAGTGCCCGCTCACGCTCGATTACGGTAGCCTACTCGAGATATTGAAGGCGACAGACGAACTGGCCAAGGATTCCATTATCGCGGGTCGCACGGCAATCGGCGATGGCCTGATGAACGCGCTCGCCCGCCTGCAGAAGTCCGAGGCAAAATCGAAGGTCGTTGTCTTGCTGACAGATGGCCGCGACAATGCAAGCGTGATTTCGCCGGTCCGTGCGGCCGAAGTTGCGCAGTCGCTCGGAGTGAAAGTCTATACCGTGGGCGTGGGCAAGAAGAAGGGTAAGATTCTCGCGTTCCAGCAGAACCCGTGGACGGGTGAAATCTCGTGGGGCGAGCGCGAAATTACCCCCGAAGAAGGTATCGACGAGTCGACCCTCAAGGAAGTCGCCGCAAAGACGGGCGGAAAGTTCTACCGTGCCGAGAACAAGGAACAGCTGGAAGAAATCTATTCGGAAATCGACCAGCTCGAGAAGACCGAAATCGAGACAGTCGCCTACGCACGGTATGCCGAAAAGTTCTACCCGTGGCTATTGGTGGGCGCTATCCTCGTGTTGCTGGAATTGCTGCTTGCGAATACGCGCTTCGTGCGCATCCCGTAG
- a CDS encoding GGDEF domain-containing protein has protein sequence MAIDALRIEIDIISIIVYLFIWCGNRERAVLEKSARAFQCLVECSVLFSVLNSIELFIPTSSFPIIRLINSLKVIACICMGCCWFLSVFYTTSANTYVLRKWLIPIIGPSIIVSCITLIETLIHLTEEAAVMNPTVWILLNMLSILYIAAASGLCLKKARKCTSRFHRRCFYIIAAVMLFPLLTLILQAKFYELPITSTVFVLVTLFIHMYRTRQYITVDLTTGLNNANKLSSYLDTITQSQDPAKRLFLVKIEIDNFKAMQKKHGKDAGVVALQKMATFLREQSVQRGTFIAHYSKAKFAVIAECSDFAEIEFFANKLITASTTSQELSQGAWPITFSIHWSEYGTPDTRTIDTFLDKAESNCIKPAAPL, from the coding sequence ATGGCTATAGATGCTTTAAGAATCGAAATCGACATTATCAGCATTATCGTGTACCTATTTATATGGTGTGGTAACAGGGAGCGTGCTGTCCTGGAAAAGTCGGCACGCGCCTTCCAGTGCCTTGTAGAATGTTCCGTCTTGTTTAGCGTACTCAACTCGATCGAGCTATTCATTCCCACATCAAGTTTCCCCATTATCAGGCTCATCAACAGCCTCAAGGTCATCGCCTGCATCTGCATGGGGTGCTGCTGGTTCCTTTCCGTTTTCTACACGACCTCGGCAAACACCTACGTACTGCGCAAGTGGCTTATTCCCATCATAGGTCCCAGCATCATCGTCAGCTGCATCACCCTCATCGAGACCCTAATACACCTGACGGAGGAAGCCGCCGTCATGAACCCGACCGTATGGATCTTGTTGAACATGCTTTCCATCCTCTACATCGCCGCAGCATCCGGTCTCTGTCTAAAAAAAGCACGCAAGTGCACCAGCAGATTCCATAGGCGGTGTTTCTACATAATTGCAGCCGTTATGCTGTTCCCGCTTTTAACCCTGATCCTGCAGGCAAAATTCTATGAACTCCCCATAACCTCGACGGTATTCGTTCTCGTCACCCTGTTCATCCACATGTACCGGACCCGACAGTATATTACCGTGGACCTGACAACGGGACTCAACAATGCGAACAAGCTATCATCCTACCTGGATACCATCACACAGAGCCAGGACCCGGCCAAGAGGCTGTTCCTTGTCAAAATCGAGATAGACAACTTCAAGGCCATGCAAAAGAAGCACGGCAAGGACGCGGGCGTCGTCGCCCTCCAGAAAATGGCGACATTCCTGCGCGAGCAGAGCGTCCAGCGCGGCACGTTTATCGCCCATTACAGCAAAGCCAAGTTTGCGGTTATCGCCGAATGCAGCGACTTCGCAGAAATCGAGTTTTTTGCAAACAAGCTGATTACGGCAAGCACAACGAGCCAGGAACTGTCGCAGGGGGCGTGGCCTATCACATTCAGCATACACTGGTCCGAATACGGCACGCCCGATACCCGCACCATCGACACATTCCTGGACAAGGCCGAAAGTAACTGCATCAAGCCCGCGGCACCGCTGTAA
- a CDS encoding VWA domain-containing protein yields MRFAEPNFLWCLFSLPFFALLFYYAYRRRKKLASRFVSLPMLSKLSTSVSPWRRLAKVLILLLAIAFLFVALARPQWGRKMEHIERRGLDLVLLQDISLSMLAEDVKPNRLVRSRHEISSFLESLSGDRVGLVAFSGEAQVMVPLTLDYGTVQMMLRELNPGWLMPGTNLENAIRKGMSLFKNSGGAGKYSVMILMSDGEELEAAAVNAAKEAAEMGIKIYTIGIGSREGVPIPVKTKNGEVAYKKDVQGNIVTTRLEEGTLQEIASVTGALYFYASPGEFQLQKVLTEIASLEKKEQASDRMENYQDRYQIFLGLAALLFLIEAVVSERGRRRKQLAGRFS; encoded by the coding sequence ATGCGTTTTGCCGAACCGAACTTCTTGTGGTGCCTGTTTTCGCTCCCGTTTTTCGCGCTTCTGTTCTACTATGCCTATCGCCGTCGTAAAAAGCTGGCGTCCCGGTTTGTGTCCCTCCCGATGCTTTCCAAACTCTCTACGAGTGTCTCTCCCTGGCGTAGGCTTGCGAAGGTCCTGATTCTCCTGCTTGCCATAGCGTTCCTCTTTGTCGCGCTTGCACGCCCGCAGTGGGGCCGCAAGATGGAACATATCGAACGTCGTGGCCTGGACCTTGTGCTGCTGCAGGATATTTCGCTTTCGATGCTTGCCGAGGACGTGAAACCGAACCGCCTTGTGCGCAGCCGCCACGAGATTTCGTCGTTCCTGGAAAGCCTTTCGGGCGACCGCGTGGGCCTTGTCGCTTTCAGTGGGGAGGCTCAGGTGATGGTCCCGCTTACGCTGGACTACGGCACCGTGCAGATGATGCTGCGCGAACTGAATCCGGGTTGGCTCATGCCGGGCACGAACCTCGAGAACGCCATCCGCAAGGGAATGAGCCTGTTCAAGAATTCGGGCGGCGCGGGCAAGTATTCGGTGATGATCCTCATGAGTGACGGCGAGGAACTTGAGGCCGCCGCAGTGAATGCCGCTAAGGAAGCGGCGGAGATGGGCATCAAGATTTATACCATCGGTATCGGCAGCCGCGAGGGAGTGCCTATTCCGGTGAAGACGAAGAACGGTGAAGTCGCCTACAAGAAGGACGTGCAGGGCAATATCGTGACGACGCGCCTCGAGGAAGGGACGCTGCAGGAGATTGCGAGCGTGACGGGAGCCTTGTACTTCTATGCGAGTCCGGGCGAGTTCCAGCTGCAGAAGGTGCTGACCGAAATCGCGAGCCTCGAGAAGAAGGAACAAGCGTCTGACCGCATGGAGAACTACCAGGACCGCTACCAGATTTTCCTCGGACTTGCCGCCCTCCTGTTCCTGATAGAGGCTGTCGTGTCGGAGCGCGGCCGCCGCCGCAAGCAACTCGCTGGCCGCTTCAGCTAA
- a CDS encoding pitrilysin family protein: MRKFDCIIACMGFGLVGMVACSSGPAPATETPAPSADTTAAVAPSAKEDPAPAPVAVDALPASYKDIKYPDYKYVAPYPKDYRVELGEGIAGYIVPDRSLPLVNFTVYFENPRVPTDIKDEAGNEIVGSMFRRGGGVDISAHALDDTLEFISAGLSTSVGTWVSSFSVNSLTKDFATMLDLAQKVVLKPAFDKEQLEIVKANFVTAYEQRFDTPAKVLSSLRNKVNYVPCPRLWEANADEYKKVAVADLKRLSQGAFAKGRVVFALSGDIDRDSAIVTLKDFFARWNVEPAKPVKGKPLFDAPTPIAFLNKPGTYVVDKDITQANISLNQPFVKRPHPDYYPTAVANFILGGGSFSSRLMTRVRSDEGLAYHISSRAGNDYRDTAMVTISLQTKVESAARALELIYGEIEKLAKEGPSEEELAMAKKTLVESLPGEFDSPASTAIIFAKNEMIGKTFDHYLDYVKEINAVTAEQVKAMIAKYYTKDKMTISVVGPVSKLESLKPFTVVPLDSLEFR; this comes from the coding sequence ATGCGTAAATTTGACTGTATTATTGCCTGTATGGGGTTCGGGCTGGTTGGCATGGTGGCGTGCTCTTCCGGGCCGGCTCCCGCAACCGAGACTCCGGCGCCTTCTGCCGATACTACCGCTGCTGTCGCTCCCTCTGCAAAGGAGGATCCGGCCCCGGCTCCCGTAGCTGTAGATGCCCTCCCTGCTTCGTATAAGGATATCAAGTATCCCGATTACAAGTACGTAGCCCCGTACCCAAAGGATTACCGTGTGGAACTGGGTGAAGGCATTGCCGGGTACATCGTTCCCGACCGTAGCCTTCCGCTGGTGAACTTTACCGTCTATTTCGAAAATCCGCGCGTACCGACTGATATCAAGGACGAGGCGGGTAACGAGATTGTGGGCTCCATGTTCCGTCGTGGAGGTGGAGTCGATATTTCTGCACATGCACTGGACGATACGCTTGAATTTATAAGTGCCGGGCTTTCGACATCTGTTGGGACATGGGTGTCGAGTTTCAGCGTCAACAGCCTGACGAAGGATTTTGCGACAATGCTTGACTTGGCGCAGAAGGTTGTCCTGAAGCCTGCATTCGACAAGGAACAGCTCGAAATCGTCAAGGCGAATTTTGTGACGGCATACGAACAGCGCTTTGACACTCCGGCAAAGGTACTTTCTTCGCTCCGGAACAAGGTGAACTATGTACCTTGCCCACGCCTGTGGGAAGCGAACGCCGACGAGTACAAGAAGGTTGCCGTTGCCGATTTGAAACGCTTGTCGCAGGGTGCCTTCGCGAAGGGCCGTGTCGTGTTCGCGCTTTCGGGTGATATCGACCGCGACAGTGCTATCGTCACCTTGAAGGATTTTTTTGCCCGCTGGAATGTGGAACCGGCGAAGCCCGTTAAGGGCAAGCCCCTCTTTGACGCCCCGACGCCGATTGCCTTCCTGAACAAGCCGGGAACCTACGTTGTGGACAAGGATATTACGCAGGCGAACATTTCGCTGAACCAGCCTTTTGTAAAACGCCCGCATCCGGATTATTACCCGACGGCCGTCGCGAACTTTATTCTGGGGGGAGGCAGTTTCTCGTCGCGCCTCATGACGCGCGTGCGTAGCGACGAGGGCCTTGCTTACCATATCAGCAGCCGTGCCGGCAACGACTACCGCGATACGGCGATGGTTACCATCAGTTTGCAGACGAAGGTGGAGTCTGCCGCCCGTGCGCTTGAACTCATTTACGGCGAAATCGAAAAACTCGCAAAAGAGGGCCCGAGCGAAGAGGAACTGGCGATGGCGAAGAAGACCCTGGTCGAAAGCCTGCCGGGCGAATTCGATTCCCCGGCATCGACGGCCATCATTTTTGCAAAGAACGAGATGATTGGCAAGACGTTCGACCATTACCTGGATTATGTGAAAGAAATCAACGCTGTTACCGCCGAACAGGTGAAGGCGATGATTGCCAAGTACTACACCAAGGACAAGATGACGATTTCTGTAGTGGGCCCGGTAAGCAAACTCGAATCGCTGAAGCCGTTTACAGTCGTCCCGCTTGATAGTCTCGAATTTAGGTAG
- a CDS encoding RNA methyltransferase, with translation MSENEKESLESLLARVTERRRELLTGVVNRRTRHFCMVLEDLFDPHNISAVIRTAEVFGLQDVHIIEEDNAYSVNKSILKGSYKWMSLYLYKKRMLCMEKLRTKGYKIAVASTNTTNSVLDLDLSQPTAFYLGSEFHGNHPDTLAHADYEFKLPQYGITESMNVSVAGGVLMTYLDVFMQKEGREKFLLPPEERNALLRDWLDRHVNGIENNSPIVRVEG, from the coding sequence ATGAGCGAGAACGAAAAAGAAAGTCTTGAATCCCTCCTGGCTCGTGTTACGGAACGCCGTCGCGAGCTTTTGACCGGCGTGGTAAACCGTCGTACGAGGCACTTCTGTATGGTGCTCGAGGACCTTTTCGACCCGCACAATATTTCTGCGGTAATCCGTACGGCAGAAGTGTTCGGCCTGCAGGACGTTCACATTATCGAAGAAGACAACGCATACAGCGTGAACAAGTCCATATTGAAGGGCAGTTACAAGTGGATGAGCCTGTACTTGTACAAGAAGCGCATGCTCTGCATGGAAAAACTGCGCACCAAGGGCTACAAGATTGCTGTTGCGAGTACGAATACCACGAACTCCGTGCTGGATCTCGATTTGAGCCAGCCTACGGCATTCTATCTCGGGAGCGAGTTCCACGGGAACCACCCCGATACGCTTGCGCATGCCGACTATGAATTCAAGCTGCCGCAGTATGGGATTACCGAATCGATGAACGTCTCTGTCGCGGGTGGCGTGCTCATGACCTACCTCGACGTGTTCATGCAGAAGGAAGGCCGCGAGAAGTTCCTGCTTCCGCCTGAAGAACGCAATGCCCTGCTGCGCGATTGGCTTGATCGCCACGTGAACGGCATCGAGAACAACAGCCCCATTGTACGTGTGGAAGGGTAA
- a CDS encoding MlaD family protein: MKKNSVLYFSVGLVVLLAIVILVFGMFFLNEKDPRETFHTYYLRFTQVSTLVLDDPVKVNGVKMGKVEDISLAGHRVVVRIRLRTDVKIPKDSEIRVQNIGIMGERQIGMILGDAETYWAPNDTINGQFDAGIAEALGLAGEVCDSTKVLLESVKAALNGTIASPDFQDRFRTILAKAESLEDRLMTMVNTTDPQLKKSLASLNEVMGKVDALVDGVKPPLDGLFANADKVIGNADGLVGELEGVTKHLDELIAKVQSKDNTVGVLLSDRKLHDDLVKTVHSADSLFRVILHDGLDVNVDFF; encoded by the coding sequence ATGAAAAAGAATTCGGTCCTATACTTTTCTGTTGGCCTAGTCGTATTACTGGCTATCGTGATTCTTGTGTTCGGGATGTTCTTCTTGAACGAGAAGGACCCGCGCGAAACATTCCATACCTACTATCTGCGCTTTACCCAGGTCAGTACGCTGGTTCTTGACGACCCTGTGAAGGTCAACGGCGTCAAGATGGGTAAGGTCGAGGACATTAGCCTGGCTGGCCACCGCGTTGTCGTACGCATCAGGCTCCGCACCGACGTGAAGATTCCGAAGGATTCCGAGATTCGTGTGCAGAATATCGGTATCATGGGTGAACGCCAGATTGGCATGATTCTGGGCGATGCCGAAACCTACTGGGCCCCGAACGATACCATCAACGGTCAGTTCGATGCGGGTATTGCCGAAGCTCTTGGGCTTGCTGGCGAAGTCTGTGACAGCACCAAGGTGCTGCTGGAATCCGTGAAAGCCGCCCTGAACGGCACTATTGCGAGTCCCGATTTTCAGGACCGCTTCAGGACCATTCTTGCCAAGGCCGAATCTCTGGAAGACCGCCTGATGACCATGGTCAATACGACCGATCCGCAGCTTAAAAAGAGCCTTGCCAGTTTGAACGAGGTGATGGGTAAGGTCGATGCTCTTGTGGATGGGGTTAAGCCTCCGCTGGATGGCTTGTTTGCCAACGCCGACAAGGTTATTGGGAACGCCGATGGCCTGGTGGGTGAACTCGAGGGCGTGACGAAGCATTTGGATGAACTAATTGCTAAGGTGCAGTCCAAGGACAATACGGTCGGAGTCCTTCTGTCTGACAGAAAATTGCATGACGACTTGGTCAAGACGGTCCATTCGGCGGATAGCCTGTTCCGCGTGATTCTGCACGACGGGCTTGATGTCAACGTGGATTTCTTCTGA
- a CDS encoding HPr family phosphocarrier protein, with translation MIEKILTVTNKLGIHARPAGMIVDITGPAKSDVTIEFDGSRANAKSILNVMMLAIPVGSEVRFEVDGEDEQEVVLKLETLFHDNFNEEP, from the coding sequence ATGATAGAGAAGATTCTCACAGTCACGAATAAACTTGGAATTCACGCAAGGCCTGCTGGCATGATTGTCGATATTACGGGCCCTGCAAAAAGCGATGTCACCATCGAGTTCGATGGCTCTAGGGCGAATGCGAAGAGTATCTTGAACGTGATGATGCTTGCTATCCCGGTAGGCTCGGAGGTCCGTTTCGAAGTGGACGGCGAGGACGAGCAGGAAGTTGTGCTGAAACTGGAAACGCTCTTCCATGACAATTTCAACGAAGAGCCCTAA
- the ptsP gene encoding phosphoenolpyruvate--protein phosphotransferase, whose protein sequence is MTISTKSPKSARQVLVGIPASPGFVMGRAFQVASREITVVEETIPESRIDAEVEVFRRAVTRTSKEIAQIKEISETRTGVHDSLIFATHLMILQDPGLVNGVLNMIRKERKNARWALHVVLGGYIDNFEKIDSPAMRDKATDLRDLHNRLMAAMDDAGPALQEVSSEDGAVIVAHEILPSFLMALKPGQARALLMDTGGRTSHVAILARSLQIPAVSGLRNVAAVVKPDDTLIVDGSGGLVIVNPNEDDIRKFRERQEVFERQRRELFTMRRLEPMTRDGKYITLHANVELPSEASKVMDYGATGVGLYRSEFLFLQYAAPTEEEQTEAYRQILDTLSPCPVTIRTLDAGGDKLVSGITATSEANPFMGWRSIRVCLDREDIFCTQLKALLKANEKGNLRILLPMISGLDEFRKAKSYIKRCSDELKAEGIEVAPVKVGVMIEVPAAVVLVDMLAKEADFFSIGTNDLIQFTLAVDRTNELITDMFQPHHPAILKMIYQTVNAAHREGIPVAVCGEMGSDPMSVLLLVGLGVDELSMTPWSVMATKKIIRSINFEDVRESALTVLQMDDANSVNGYMYRKYAQTITDLGISSFIGQVASESAKS, encoded by the coding sequence ATGACAATTTCAACGAAGAGCCCTAAGTCCGCAAGGCAAGTCCTTGTCGGTATTCCCGCGTCGCCCGGCTTTGTCATGGGGCGCGCGTTTCAGGTTGCTAGTCGTGAAATAACGGTAGTCGAAGAGACAATCCCCGAATCGAGAATTGATGCGGAAGTAGAAGTGTTCCGCAGGGCGGTGACGCGTACATCAAAAGAGATTGCACAAATCAAGGAAATATCGGAGACACGCACGGGCGTGCACGATAGCCTGATATTTGCGACTCACCTAATGATTTTGCAGGATCCGGGGCTCGTGAACGGCGTCCTGAACATGATTCGCAAGGAACGCAAGAATGCCCGCTGGGCCTTGCACGTGGTCCTTGGCGGCTATATCGATAATTTCGAGAAGATTGATTCGCCCGCGATGCGCGACAAGGCGACGGACCTGCGTGACCTGCATAACCGCCTCATGGCGGCGATGGATGATGCCGGACCGGCCTTGCAGGAAGTGTCTAGCGAAGATGGGGCCGTCATTGTCGCTCACGAGATTTTGCCGAGTTTCTTGATGGCGCTCAAGCCCGGGCAGGCGCGAGCGCTATTGATGGATACCGGCGGTAGAACGAGCCATGTGGCGATTCTTGCCCGCTCCCTCCAGATTCCGGCAGTTTCCGGCCTTAGGAACGTTGCTGCGGTCGTGAAACCCGATGATACCCTTATCGTGGATGGTTCCGGCGGCCTTGTCATCGTGAACCCGAACGAAGACGATATCCGCAAGTTCCGCGAACGCCAGGAAGTGTTTGAACGCCAGCGCCGTGAACTTTTCACCATGCGTAGGCTCGAACCGATGACTCGCGATGGAAAGTATATTACGCTGCATGCAAACGTCGAACTCCCGAGCGAAGCCTCCAAGGTGATGGACTATGGTGCGACGGGTGTGGGCCTGTACCGTTCGGAATTCCTGTTCCTGCAGTATGCCGCACCTACGGAGGAGGAACAGACCGAGGCATACCGTCAGATCCTCGATACGCTTTCTCCGTGCCCGGTGACGATTAGAACGCTCGATGCGGGTGGCGATAAGCTTGTGTCGGGCATTACCGCGACGAGCGAGGCAAACCCGTTCATGGGATGGCGGTCTATCCGCGTGTGCCTCGACCGCGAAGACATTTTCTGCACACAACTGAAGGCGCTTTTGAAGGCGAACGAGAAGGGCAACCTGAGGATATTGTTGCCCATGATTTCGGGCCTCGATGAATTCCGCAAGGCGAAGTCCTACATTAAGCGCTGTTCCGACGAACTGAAGGCGGAAGGTATCGAGGTCGCTCCGGTGAAGGTGGGCGTGATGATCGAGGTGCCTGCCGCAGTCGTACTCGTAGACATGCTTGCGAAGGAGGCGGATTTCTTCAGCATCGGTACGAACGACCTTATCCAGTTCACGCTTGCGGTCGACCGCACGAACGAACTTATCACGGACATGTTCCAGCCGCACCATCCTGCAATACTCAAGATGATTTATCAAACGGTGAATGCGGCCCACAGGGAAGGCATTCCGGTGGCGGTCTGTGGCGAAATGGGCTCTGACCCCATGAGTGTGCTTTTGCTTGTCGGCCTGGGTGTAGATGAACTTTCCATGACGCCCTGGAGCGTGATGGCCACAAAGAAGATTATTCGTTCGATTAACTTCGAAGATGTCCGCGAAAGTGCGCTTACTGTATTGCAGATGGACGATGCCAACAGCGTGAACGGGTATATGTACAGGAAGTACGCGCAGACCATTACCGATCTCGGCATCTCGAGCTTTATCGGCCAGGTCGCGAGCGAATCGGCGAAGTCCTGA
- a CDS encoding lytic transglycosylase domain-containing protein: protein MLFCRSVPFRRFIPALGLIVACNACGENGGRTSENAAPADSNTTIEDAIPQDPYAALEQIAPGDFHNRVVRADRAKRSMEDSLLAGDVRDYARAAFYYYSEKWDSAYSAYDALRSRDPKLEAEVVLRMAKSKFHVNDYDGMRRALTLGSKFSKNDAFARAAARLRVEASLADSTLGEKAHADSLKAFLDRFPKGDDAAVLKYRYASYLEQNKQQKQAKRYYMQLLTTSTPYRDSAFVAIRRLRTVQASPETLAEKVAYAKMACAKDEAQSCIGLLDSIRILDEDMVAKNPQSVQPVPEGSPLAELKSSLDMNTRIVLWSKRGDALKAMNRNDEAIAQFTFLIDSVEARAVWIQAALRLHRSAAKKNAKEIRRLDAMLQSANKYSKENANNLWVRGFEHEQQERYDSAVVTFEKLADKHFGNNIKHQWAKFRIGFIYFKQERWADAEKALAEAKREPFLWSGSASRYFLAETYMKMGKDSLARDAFLDCIADFPLGYYAHRSRMKLVEYELMEKFEVPYAKGVPMTGEATLAWVKNIQKGAKDPTYTQERYDRIKKLFQYGFSDEAFALYDEARKKNAKRLDFLYEYGNLFYEMGETAAGYRLARQFQANIDRRLLADAPIAILHYLFPLPYRDQVKFHSGMRIDPFFVYSVMRQESIFDYQITSPAGACGLLQIMPATGKMLAKQEYLDTFDPAQLYNPYMNIRLGVRYLVDLKTQYSNDYMYVLGNYNAGPKPTKRWQKAGEGKPWDIRAEEISYWETRDYVKRVMGNYWIYQEIYDEI from the coding sequence ATGTTGTTTTGTAGATCGGTGCCCTTCCGCCGTTTTATTCCTGCTTTGGGATTGATTGTCGCATGCAATGCATGCGGCGAGAATGGTGGTCGGACTTCCGAGAATGCTGCCCCCGCTGATTCCAATACGACGATAGAAGACGCCATCCCGCAAGACCCGTACGCAGCACTCGAACAGATAGCGCCGGGCGATTTTCATAATCGCGTTGTCCGCGCTGACCGTGCCAAGAGGAGCATGGAAGATTCCTTGCTTGCTGGCGATGTGCGCGATTATGCCCGTGCCGCATTTTACTATTACTCCGAGAAATGGGATAGTGCGTATTCTGCCTACGACGCACTTCGAAGCCGAGACCCGAAACTCGAGGCCGAGGTGGTCCTGCGTATGGCAAAATCGAAGTTCCATGTGAACGATTATGATGGAATGCGCCGTGCACTTACACTTGGCTCGAAGTTCTCGAAGAATGATGCATTTGCCCGTGCGGCGGCACGACTCCGCGTGGAGGCTTCCCTTGCCGATTCGACACTGGGAGAGAAGGCTCATGCGGATTCCCTGAAGGCCTTTCTGGATAGGTTCCCTAAGGGAGACGATGCTGCGGTACTGAAATACCGTTACGCCTCGTATTTGGAACAAAATAAGCAACAGAAGCAGGCGAAACGCTATTACATGCAGTTGCTTACGACTTCGACTCCGTACAGGGATTCCGCCTTTGTGGCCATAAGACGCCTGCGTACGGTGCAGGCATCTCCTGAAACGCTTGCCGAAAAGGTCGCCTATGCGAAGATGGCTTGCGCGAAGGACGAGGCACAGAGTTGTATTGGACTTTTGGATTCCATCCGTATTCTCGACGAGGACATGGTGGCGAAAAATCCGCAGTCGGTGCAGCCGGTTCCGGAAGGGTCCCCGCTTGCAGAACTGAAGAGTTCGCTCGACATGAATACGCGTATCGTACTGTGGAGCAAACGCGGCGATGCGCTCAAGGCGATGAACAGGAACGACGAGGCGATTGCGCAGTTTACGTTCCTTATCGATTCTGTCGAGGCGCGCGCGGTATGGATTCAGGCGGCGCTGCGCCTGCATCGCAGTGCAGCGAAAAAGAATGCAAAGGAAATTCGCAGGCTTGATGCCATGTTGCAGAGTGCGAACAAGTACAGCAAGGAAAATGCGAACAACCTTTGGGTCCGCGGATTCGAACACGAACAGCAGGAGCGCTATGACAGTGCTGTTGTAACGTTCGAAAAACTTGCCGATAAGCATTTCGGGAACAATATCAAGCACCAGTGGGCAAAATTCCGCATAGGCTTTATCTACTTCAAGCAGGAACGCTGGGCCGATGCCGAGAAGGCTTTGGCCGAGGCGAAACGCGAACCGTTCCTGTGGAGCGGAAGCGCGTCGAGGTATTTCCTTGCCGAAACCTACATGAAGATGGGGAAAGATTCCCTCGCTCGCGATGCCTTTTTGGACTGTATCGCCGATTTCCCGCTTGGCTACTATGCGCACCGGAGCCGCATGAAACTCGTTGAATATGAACTGATGGAAAAGTTCGAGGTGCCCTATGCGAAGGGCGTGCCTATGACCGGCGAGGCGACGCTTGCCTGGGTGAAGAATATCCAGAAGGGCGCGAAAGACCCGACGTACACGCAGGAACGCTATGACCGCATAAAGAAACTGTTCCAGTACGGGTTTAGCGACGAGGCTTTCGCCCTGTACGACGAGGCCCGCAAGAAGAATGCGAAACGCCTTGATTTTTTGTATGAGTACGGGAACCTCTTTTATGAGATGGGTGAGACTGCTGCTGGGTACAGGCTTGCGCGCCAGTTCCAGGCGAATATCGACCGTCGCCTTCTGGCCGATGCCCCGATTGCGATTTTGCATTACCTGTTCCCGCTACCTTACCGCGACCAGGTGAAGTTCCACTCGGGAATGCGCATAGACCCGTTTTTCGTTTATAGCGTGATGCGCCAGGAATCCATATTCGACTACCAGATTACGTCGCCTGCAGGTGCATGTGGCTTGTTGCAGATTATGCCTGCGACCGGTAAGATGCTTGCAAAGCAGGAATACCTGGATACCTTCGATCCGGCGCAACTTTACAACCCGTACATGAATATCCGTTTGGGAGTCCGCTATCTTGTAGACCTGAAGACACAATACAGCAACGACTACATGTATGTGCTGGGAAACTACAATGCTGGCCCCAAGCCCACCAAGCGCTGGCAAAAGGCGGGTGAGGGCAAGCCCTGGGATATCCGTGCCGAAGAAATCAGTTACTGGGAAACCCGTGACTACGTGAAGCGGGTCATGGGGAATTACTGGATTTATCAGGAAATATACGACGAGATTTAG